A stretch of Lathyrus oleraceus cultivar Zhongwan6 chromosome 6, CAAS_Psat_ZW6_1.0, whole genome shotgun sequence DNA encodes these proteins:
- the LOC127091122 gene encoding UDP-rhamnose/UDP-galactose transporter 6, producing MAPSSKAEKKAAVDAAAWMFNVVTSVGIIIVNKALMGGYGFSFATTLTGLHFVTTTLMTVVLRMLGYVQPSHLPFSELLKFVFFANFSIVGMNVSLMWNSVGFYQIAKLSMIPVSCLLEVCLDKIRYSRDTKLSIGVVLLGVGVCTVTDVSVNTKGFVAAFIAVWSTSLQQYYVHYLQRKYSLSSFNLLGHTAPAQAGSLLLLGPFLDYWLTNSRVDRFAYATPSVMFIVLSCTIAVGTNLSQFICIGRFSAVSFQVLGHMKTILVLIMGFFFFGREGLNLHVVVGMIIAVVGMMWYGNASSKPGGKERWSHSLPTNKTESRS from the exons ATGGCTCCTTCTAGCAAGGCTGAGAAGAAGGCAGCCGTAGATGCTGCTGCATGGATGTTCAACGTTGTCACTTCTGTTGGAATTATCATTGTAAACAAAGCTTTGATGGGCGGTTATGGCTTCAGTTTTG CTACAACTTTGACGGGTCTTCATTTTGTTACAACAACTTTAATGACGGTTGTACTACGGATGCTGGGATACGTCCAGCCTTCTCATCTTCCCTTCTCCGAACTTCTAAAATTTGTTTTCTTTGCTAACTTTTCTATTGTTGGAATGAATGTCAGTCTTATGTGGAACTCAGTTGGATTCTATCAA ATTGCAAAACTGAGTATGATCCCTGTGTCCTGCTTGTTGGAAGTTTGTTTGGACAAGATTCGCTATTCAAGAGACACAAAACTGAGCATAGGTGTTGTTCTTTTGGGCGTTGGTGTTTGCACTGTTACTGATGTGAGTGTAAACACGAAAGGTTTTGTTGCCGCCTTTATAGCAGTGTGGAGCACTTCTCTGCAGCAATAT TATGTTCATTATCTTCAACGGAAGTATTCGCTAAGTTCTTTCAACCTTTTGGGACATACAGCACCCGCGCAGGCTGGATCACTACTGTTATTAGGCCCTTTTCTAGATTATTGGTTGACCAACAGCAGAGTTGACCGATTTGCTTATGCTACACCCTCTGTG ATGTTCATAGTCCTGTCATGCACCATTGCGGTTGGGACCAACCTCAGCCAATTCATCTGCATAGGCAGATTTAGTGCTGTGTCTTTCCAAGTacttggtcatatgaagacaaTACTCGTTTTAAtaatgggattctttttctttggGAGGGAAGGTCTCAATCTTCATGTAGTTGTAGGTATGATAATAGCAGTGGTTGGAATGATGTGGTATGGCAATGCATCATCGAAGCCTGGCGGGAAGGAGCGTTGGAGTCATTCTCTCCCCACCAACAAAACAGAAAGCCGGTCATAG